In the Tribolium castaneum strain GA2 chromosome 1, icTriCast1.1, whole genome shotgun sequence genome, one interval contains:
- the LOC660096 gene encoding uncharacterized protein LOC660096 has translation MAVIRCFSSSFAMAPILYMQHFSGPVRSVLLTAAALGLKLQHKIVDLSKQEHLTENFLKLNPQHTIPTLEDDGVVIWDSHAINAYLVAKYGKDDSLYPKDLAKRAMVDQRMHFDSGLIFSWLRNIARGVKYKGRKALTEDQIEGLEHGYEHLNTFLKDSKWVTGNAVTIADFSLIANVTTLNIIYPVDKSRYGNISRWLKDSEALPYYDVNREGLDHFKATMKPLLSAMAPRVFVTIVSPNVRSTLLTTHALGINIELEEIDLNNKEQFKPSFIKLNPQHTVPTLQDDDDFVVWDSHVINGYLVDKYGGIDDSLYPTDMQERAKVNQKLHFDTELSLLASRIMKGILHGGKKSAPQEQVDEILERYDFLEKFLAMNTFVALGHMTIADFSLIATVSTIDIFVPLDAKKYPKIAAWMKKMQALPYYAANKNGLDKIRNQIAAALEG, from the exons ATGGCCGTGATTAGGTGCTTCAGTTCTTCCTTCGCCATGGCGCCCATTCTCTACATGCAGCACTTCTCGGGACCTGTAAGGTCAGTATTGTTGACGGCCGCTGCTTTAGGACTGAAACTGCAGCACAAGATCGTCGATCTGTCGAAGCAGGAACACCTAACCGAAAATTTTCTTAAG CTGAACCCGCAACACACTATACCCACTCTGGAAGACGATGGTGTTGTTATTTGGGACAGTCATGCCATTAATGCTTATTTAGTGGCGAAATACGGGAAAGATGACTCCCTCTACCCTAAGGACCTGGCCAAGAGAGCCATGGTGGACCAAAGAATGCACTTTGACAGTGGACTAATTTTCAGCTGGCTCAGGAACATTGCT cgAGGGGTGAAATACAAGGGGCGGAAGGCACTAACTGAGGACCAAATCGAAGGACTAGAACACGGGTACGAACATTTGAACACGTTCCTGAAGGACAGCAAATGGGTGACTGGTAATGCAGTCACCATAGCAGACTTCAGCTTGATTGCCAATGTTACTACCCTTAATATTATATATCCCGTGGACAAGTCCCGTTATGGGAACATCAGCAGGTGGCTGAAGGACTCGGAAGCCCTTCCCTACTATGACGTAAACCGGGAGGGTCTGGACCACTTCAAAGCGACAATGAAACCCTTGCTGTCA GCCATGGCCCCCAGAGTATTCGTGACCATCGTGAGTCCGAACGTCCGATCCACCCTCCTGACCACACACGCCCTAGGAATTAACATCGAACTGGAAGAGATCGATTTGAACAACAAGGAACAGTTCAAGCCCAGCTTCATCAAG CTCAATCCGCAACATACCGTACCTACTTTGCAAGACGATGATGATTTCGTCGTCTGGGACAGCCACGTGATCAATGGGTACTTGGTGGACAAATACGGAGGAATCGACGATTCTCTTTACCCCACCGACATGCAGGAAAGAGCCAAAGTCAACCAAAAATTGCACTTTGATACTGAATTGTCATTGCTCGCCTCCAGAATCatg aaAGGGATCCTCCATGGGGGTAAGAAGAGCGCCCCCCAGGAGCAAGTGGACGAAATCCTGGAACGTTATGACTTTTTGGAGAAGTTCCTGGCAATGAACACCTTCGTAGCGCTGGGACACATGACCATCGCTGACTTCAGCCTAATCGCCACAGTGTCGACCATCGACATTTTCGTGCCGCTTGACGCGAAAAAGTACCCAAAAATCGCCGCCTGGATGAAGAAGATGCAAGCCCTCCCCTATTACGCCGCCAACAA
- the LOC660032 gene encoding glutathione S-transferase 1, whose protein sequence is MRPKLYMSEICPSTRAVVLTAKVLELTLELKEVSCDKKLNQQFSIPTLEDSGYVIWDSHAIIAFLVGKYGKDDSLYPRDNPRRAIIDERLRFDSGVVSFFTKTILNSIPYEDNEKAVNEIYSLVEEFFDGNNPWIAGDALSIADLSLIPSITSLDVVVPIDPKRFSKLARWVKRAETMPFFEANKTGLCKLRRILNRC, encoded by the exons ATGCGCCCCAAATTGTACATGAGCGAGATATGTCCCTCAACTAGAGCCGTCGTGTTGACAGCCAAGGTCCTCGAACTCACCCTCGAGCTGAAGGAGGTTTCTTGCGACAAAAAG ttgaatCAACAATTCTCCATCCCTACGTTGGAGGACAGCGGCTACGTGATTTGGGACAGCCATGCTATTATTGCCTTCCTGGTCGGGAAGTACGGCAAAGACGACTCCTTGTACCCCAGAGACAACCCCAGGAGGGCCATTATAGACGAACGACTGCGGTTTGACTCGGGGGTCGTGTCTTTCTTCACCAAAACGATTCTG AACTCGATACCATACGAAGATAATGAAAAAGCCGTCAATGAAATTTATTCCTTGGTTGAGGAATTCTTCGATGGTAACAACCCATGGATCGCTGGGGATGCTTTAAGCATCGCAGACTTGAGTCTAATCCCTTCGATCACGTCTCTTGATGTTGTGGTCCCCATTGACCCTAAACGGTTCTCTAAGCTAGCAAGATGGGTGAAGAGAGCCGAAACAATGCCCTTTTTTGAGGCAAATAAGACCGGGCTCTGTAAACTCCGAAGGATTCTAAACCGGTGTTAa
- the LOC659909 gene encoding glutathione S-transferase 1 encodes MAPKLYMIPYSQPVRATLMTIKALNLDVELVEVNLLDRAQFSSNYTKLNPQHSVPTLVEEDGFILWDSHAIMAYLVDKYGKDDSLYPKDLQTRAIVTQRLHFENGILFPRTMDVIRPVIYQSVKTVTSAQKDAIKESYNFLEKFLEGNDWVAGKSVTIADFSIVSSITTMDIVVPIDAKTYPNITSWIKRCQKLPYYHLNQKGCDEIRFLIERNLE; translated from the exons ATGGCTCCAAAACTGTACATGATTCCATACAGCCAGCCAGTTCGGGCAACTTTAATGACAATTAAGGCTTTGAATCTTGATGTAGAACTAGTTGAAGTAAATCTATTAGACAGAGCGCAGTTTTCGTCAAATTATACCAAG TTGAATCCCCAACACTCTGTCCCAACATTAGTCGAAGAAGACGGTTTTATATTATGGGACAGTCATGCCATTATGGCCTATCTGGTCGACAAATACGGCAAAGACGATTCTCTCTACCCCAAAGACTTGCAAACGCGGGCCATAGTCACCCAAAGGTTGCATTTCGAAAATGGAATTCTTTTTCCCAGGACCATGGACGTAATT CGCCCTGTTATTTACCAAAGCGTCAAGACTGTAACTTCAGCACAAAAAGACGCAATCAAGgaaagttacaattttttggagaaGTTTTTAGAGGGTAACGATTGGGTTGCCGGAAAATCCGTCACTATCGCAGACTTTAGCATAGTTTCGTCAATTACCACAATGGATATTGTGGTTCCGATTGATGCAAAGACGTACCCGAATATCACTTCTTGGATCAAACGGTGCCAGAAATTGCCTTATTACCATCTCAACCAGAAGGGTTGTGACGAAATCAGGTTCCTTATCGAACGAAATTTGGAATAA
- the LOC659842 gene encoding glutathione S-transferase 1, with protein sequence MAPTLYMVYPSPPVRAVLITAKAIGLELELKELNLTEGEHLKPEFLKINPQHTVPTLVEEDGSVIWDSHAIMTYLVSKYGQHKESLYPKELLKRAIVDQRLHFESGIAFPRMLQIAGPILRKGKTSIEPEDVKLAHEVYAFLEKFLDGKKWVAGGHVTVADYSLISTISTLDLFVSVEEDIFPKVKTWMKKMESLGEYEANRKGLQMSKETVESKLTKK encoded by the exons ATGGCCCCAACTTTGTACATGGTGTACCCAAGTCCGCCGGTTCGAGCTGTTTTGATCACAGCAAAGGCCATTGGACTTGAATTAGAACTCAAAGAACTGAACTTGACCGAAGGCGAGCATCTAAAACCGGAATTTCTCAAg atCAATCCTCAACACACTGTACCGACTCTGGTTGAAGAGGACGGTTCCGTTATTTGGGACAGCCATGCGATTATGACATATCTTGTATCAAAATACGGTCAACACAAGGAATCCCTTTATCCCAAAGAACTCCTCAAGCGTGCTATCGTTGACCAAAGACTACATTTCGAGTCCGGGATCGCTTTCCCAAGAATGCTTCAAATTGCG GGCCCAATATTGCGCAAAGGAAAAACGAGTATAGAGCCTGAGGATGTGAAATTAGCCCATGAGGTTTACgcctttttggaaaaattcctCGATGGGAAAAAATGGGTAGCCGGTGGTCACGTAACAGTGGCTGATTATAGTCTAATTAGCACTATTAGTACGCTAGACCTGTTTGTAAGTGTGGAGGAGGATATATTTCCCAAGGTGAAAACGTGGATGAAGAAAATGGAATCTTTGGGAGAGTATGAAGCGAACAGAAAAGGACTGCAAATGTCCAAGGAGACTGTGGAAAGCAAACTGACAAAAAAATGA
- the LOC107398515 gene encoding glutathione S-transferase 1-like, with amino-acid sequence MAPTLHLIYASPPVRAVLMTAKAIGLTLKENEINLFGGDHMKPEFLKLNPQHTVPTLVDDDGFAIWDSHAIITYLVSKYAKNDALYPQDVKKRAVVDQRLHFESGTVFVRLLKITRPILFEGKTTIDPKDRDNILEAYGFLDVFLNGKQWVAGDFISVADYSLVSSISSLNVLIPIDAQKYPNVVAWLKRIEAHY; translated from the exons ATGGCGCCTACTCTGCATCTAATTTACGCTAGTCCCCCTGTACGAGCTGTTTTAATGACGGCTAAAGCCATCGGATtgactttaaaagaaaatgaaattaatctttttggTGGCGACCACATGAAGCCGGAATTTTTGAAG CTTAATCCCCAACACACTGTGCCAACACTTGTCGATGATGATGGTTTTGCAATTTGGGACAGCCATGCAATTATCACTTACTTGGTTTCAAAATATGCCAAAAATGATGCTTTGTACCCTCAAGATGTAAAAAAGAGGGCAGTGGTTGACCAAAGGTTGCATTTTGAGTCGGGTACTGTCTTTGTCCGGCTGTTAAAAATCACT AGGCCGATACTTTTCGAAGGGAAGACCACAATTGATCCAAAAGATAGAGACAATATTTTGGAAGCGTATGGATTTTTGGATGTTTTTCTAAATGGGAAGCAATGGGTTGCTGGCGATTTTATCAGCGTAGCTGATTACAGTTTAGTGTCTTCTATCAGCAGTTTAAATGTACTAATACCCATTGATGCGCAAAAATATCCCAATGTGGTTGCGTGGCTGAAAAGAATTGAAGCACACTACTAA